One Dermacentor andersoni chromosome 6, qqDerAnde1_hic_scaffold, whole genome shotgun sequence genomic window carries:
- the LOC129382703 gene encoding uncharacterized protein, with amino-acid sequence MAAYKRLLVQTEATSSSSGNCSQDIVSILNPTTTGALVGERSMLTDMRRSSILQADDHNYTHRVDCPESLSAFVGAVVPYIAGFVVQKVRSTVTCELCIAALHSDELAPLIRRKSRGGLISPSQDVVGLCEAVEKGLRRLQAKYDTIKMVTVRSKHLILEVLGTCTEKNWSQKLEDHILDLHPLDNHIYILCKKIAEEYIKVRIHHMTKERNRELIKNKVRPLLSRVIISNHQ; translated from the coding sequence ATGGCTGCATACAAGCGTCTGTTGGTTCAGACAGAAGCGACTTCATCAAGCTCCGGAAACTGCTCCCAAGACATAGTTTCTATTCTAAATCCAACAACTACAGGAGCTTTGGTAGGTGAAAGGAGCATGCTTACTGATATGCGCCGGTCATCAATCCTGCAGGCCGACGACCACAACTATACCCATCGCGTTGACTGCCCAGAAAGCCTGTCAGCTTTTGTCGGTGCTGTAGTGCCGTACATTGCAGGTTTCGTCGTTCAGAAAGTTCGTTCAACGGTAACATGTGAACTGTGCATCGCAGCCCTGCACTCGGATGAACTGGCACCTTTAATTAGGCGAAAGAGCCGAGGTGGACTCATTTCACCGTCACAAGACGTCGTTGGCCTGTGTGAAGCAGTTGAAAAGGGGCTGCGACGGCTACAGGCAAAATATGATACTATTAAAATGGTGACGGTAAGATCAAAACACCTCATCCTTGAAGTCCTGGGCACCTGCACAGAGAAAAACTGGTCCCAGAAACTAGAGGACCACATCCTTGATCTTCATCCACTTGATAACCATATTTATATTTTGTGCAAAAAAATCGCTGAAGAATATATAAAAGTGAGAATACACCACATGACGAAAGAACGAAACCGTGAACTGATCAAAAACAAAGTGAGACCACTTTTGTCGAGGGTGATTATTTCCAATCACCAGTAG